In Eleginops maclovinus isolate JMC-PN-2008 ecotype Puerto Natales chromosome 10, JC_Emac_rtc_rv5, whole genome shotgun sequence, the following proteins share a genomic window:
- the tbcc gene encoding tubulin-specific chaperone C isoform X2 encodes MEAMAEHSRETRVTGESVADKIQERLQKRHQARAEDAERKKEAKESQSVAEEKSEYFASTFNAEQASIEELLSSCSGADRTVVTQTLEEATVKTLQLQKFLNDSILFLTQYELRRAQDALQKLLASSAEIREEALPKKKFAFRARSKATDKVSAPPVIDTPAGTGSTKVVGAPAESLQCCFSNMDNVCLIKTAEDIHKQDVLLTHLNNCKLRTHNTTDTQVYLHVTSRAIVEDCHGVHFAPFTWSYPTLDEDFIVSGLDRDRNNWSQVDDFNWLAAGTPSPNWNVIPEAERKTNWEL; translated from the exons ATGGAAGCAATGGCTGAACATAGCCGTGAAACCCGGGTTACCGGCGAAAGTGTCGCAGACAAGATACAAGAACGGCTTCAGAAGCGGCACCAGGCGAGGGCAGAGGATGccgagaggaagaaggaagctAAAGAGAGCCAGTCCGTCGCCGAGGAAAAGAGCGAGTATTTCGCCAGCACTTTCAACGCAGAGCAGGCCTCCATCGAGGAGCTGCTGTCCAGCTGCTCCGGAGCGGACCGGACGGTGGTGACTCAAACACTGGAGGAGGCGACGGTCAAAACTCTGCAGCTGCAGAAATTTCTGAACGACAGCATATTGTTTCTGACGCAGTACGAGCTGAGACGAGCCCAGGATGCTCTGCAGAAACTCCTTGCCTCCTCCGCTGAGATCAGAGAGGAGGCTCTGCCCAAGAAGAAGTTTGCCTTTAGAGCTCGCAGTAAAGCAACAGATAAGGTATCTGCACCCCCAGTGATAGACACACCTGCAGGTACCGGTAGCACTAAGGTGGTTGGAGCTCCTGCAGAGTCTTTGCAGTGCTGTTTCTCCAACATGGACAATGTGTGTCTGATAAAGACAGCCGAGGACATCCATAAACAAGACGTGCTGTTGACTCACCTGAATAACTGCAAA CTGCGGACCCAcaacaccacagacacacaggtatACCTGCACGTCACCAGCCGAGCCATCGTAGAGGACTGTCATGGGGTTCACTTTGCCCCGTTCACATGGTCTTATCCCACCCTGGATGAGGACTTTATTGTGTCTGGATTAGACCGGGATCGAAACAACTGGAGCCAGGTAGATGACTTCAACTGGCTCGCTGCAGGAACGCCTTCCCCTAACTGGAATGTCATCCCAGAAGCAGAAAGGAAAACCAACTGGGAACTCTAG
- the tbcc gene encoding tubulin-specific chaperone C isoform X1, with protein MEAMAEHSRETRVTGESVADKIQERLQKRHQARAEDAERKKEAKESQSVAEEKSEYFASTFNAEQASIEELLSSCSGADRTVVTQTLEEATVKTLQLQKFLNDSILFLTQYELRRAQDALQKLLASSAEIREEALPKKKFAFRARSKATDKVSAPPVIDTPAGTGSTKVVGAPAESLQCCFSNMDNVCLIKTAEDIHKQDVLLTHLNNCKVRLFGSPSTLHMTHINNCEILCGPVSSSVFVDQCSNSTLAIPCQQLRTHNTTDTQVYLHVTSRAIVEDCHGVHFAPFTWSYPTLDEDFIVSGLDRDRNNWSQVDDFNWLAAGTPSPNWNVIPEAERKTNWEL; from the coding sequence ATGGAAGCAATGGCTGAACATAGCCGTGAAACCCGGGTTACCGGCGAAAGTGTCGCAGACAAGATACAAGAACGGCTTCAGAAGCGGCACCAGGCGAGGGCAGAGGATGccgagaggaagaaggaagctAAAGAGAGCCAGTCCGTCGCCGAGGAAAAGAGCGAGTATTTCGCCAGCACTTTCAACGCAGAGCAGGCCTCCATCGAGGAGCTGCTGTCCAGCTGCTCCGGAGCGGACCGGACGGTGGTGACTCAAACACTGGAGGAGGCGACGGTCAAAACTCTGCAGCTGCAGAAATTTCTGAACGACAGCATATTGTTTCTGACGCAGTACGAGCTGAGACGAGCCCAGGATGCTCTGCAGAAACTCCTTGCCTCCTCCGCTGAGATCAGAGAGGAGGCTCTGCCCAAGAAGAAGTTTGCCTTTAGAGCTCGCAGTAAAGCAACAGATAAGGTATCTGCACCCCCAGTGATAGACACACCTGCAGGTACCGGTAGCACTAAGGTGGTTGGAGCTCCTGCAGAGTCTTTGCAGTGCTGTTTCTCCAACATGGACAATGTGTGTCTGATAAAGACAGCCGAGGACATCCATAAACAAGACGTGCTGTTGACTCACCTGAATAACTGCAAAGTGCGTCTGTTTGGATCTCCTAGCACACTGCACATGACTCACATCAACAACTGTGAGATCCTGTGTGGTCCCGTGTCAAGTTCAGTATTTGTTGACCAATGTAGTAACAGTACTCTGGCCATCCCTTGTCAGCAGCTGCGGACCCAcaacaccacagacacacaggtatACCTGCACGTCACCAGCCGAGCCATCGTAGAGGACTGTCATGGGGTTCACTTTGCCCCGTTCACATGGTCTTATCCCACCCTGGATGAGGACTTTATTGTGTCTGGATTAGACCGGGATCGAAACAACTGGAGCCAGGTAGATGACTTCAACTGGCTCGCTGCAGGAACGCCTTCCCCTAACTGGAATGTCATCCCAGAAGCAGAAAGGAAAACCAACTGGGAACTCTAG